Part of the Chelmon rostratus isolate fCheRos1 chromosome 13, fCheRos1.pri, whole genome shotgun sequence genome is shown below.
CACGCTGCATCATCAGCACTAGCTCATCATAAGTAATGTCTTCATTATGGATAGGGATGCGTCTGATGTCATCGCCCAACTGGGCTTTGATGATCAGCTTCCCGGTCAGGTCCAGCTGGCCGTTCATGGTGCCGTCCGACCTCTTCTGCTCCCACCACTTAACAGAGGACAAGTCAGAGGAAAGGGGGTTTTACAAACAACCAACTGAACAACATGCCTGTTCTCCGAGCTTTAATTCTTATTCTGAATACTAATTAGGGCCTTTTTGAATTTTACTCCTAAAGTATGACACATTAGTAACAGTATTCCATATATTCAGAATTACAGAAGAAAAGCTATCATTCATATAATTGGTTCAGGAGGTCACAATTAACTTAACTCATCAATTGCATCAAGGTAACTGACTTTACTGACAATACTCTTTGCAGTAATAGAGTTTTGACACACTATAATGCCCGCAACATGCTGCACCCCACTGGGACAGCAAGATTAGGATTATAATTATGACAGTCACTTTGCTCGGTATCAACAGATcgcaatcatttacaaatgcaTGTAAATCCATTTTTTGGAATAAAATGTCTTTCaacattaattaaaataataacatcaaTATGTATTTATCATAATAGTCAAATTGAGGCATAAGATAAGACTGGGTCTGTGGAAGTAGGTTAACAGGTCAAGGGAAGTGGTTGGTGGGAGAGTTGTTATGTATGATTAAAATGTGGTTATTACATTAACAAGGACAATGTGATTACATTTAATTAGAAGCTCCTCTTTATTGTAACAGAAGTTTATTATCTTTCTCAAAGGCAAAGTGATAATTGCAAACAGTGGAACAGAGTTTCTCTTTACTCAGGGTTGATCAAACGGTCTCTATCAACCTTTAACAATGAGGCTATCTCGCTGCAGGGTTTATACTGGTTATTATCTAAAAATCTAGTCAATGTGGCACACcacagtttcacacagtgtctctTGAACTGTCGAGTCTAAGGGTCAAACATTACCCAGTGAGGTGGCAATAACAATTCTATGCTATTACAGAACTTTATAGAGACTTTGACCCAAAATATCAACCGTATTGATTAGAGAATCAAAGCTTCTAACTATGTTCAGTGAATCTTTTAGAAAAATAGAAAGCGATCATTTGTATGCTAGACAGGCGAAACTACCAGATATTGCTGCTATGCAATCATAGATCTGCGATGTAACTGTAACTTAACGTTACTTATCTTCATTCAGACAACGCCAACAGTCATAAACGTGATAAATTAACGTCTCTCATTGATCGTGTGTAGGTACTACTTGGATTAATTATGGCGTTATCTGATGATGTTCTACGCTGGACAGCACACGACTGTGAATTTAATTCCAGAAATGCTCCGGCTTCGACTGTTCTAGCCAGATGGATAATTGGCTGGATGCTAGGGATTGTGTGGTAGCTAACTTTTAGCATAGCGTTACACTAACGTTTGGGGCAACAACAAACTGATTGCGATCTATAATGACATTACCAAATGAACGTTTGGTGCTTTGgaaatatatatttagaaaGGGATCGCCAAATTTAAAGTCTAGCTGGCGTTGATTGTTAAAGACGCTCAATCGCAGAGTCATCTGTCAGTGGCCCATACACAGCAATCTACTGACTGCTAACGTTTGAGAGGCCGTTTCATCATTGTCGTGTCAATCATGACATACAAACTATGCATGCGAAGTCCAAAGCAATAATATAGTTAGTTAATTGTATAGTTCCAGGAGTTGCAGTAAAATAGAATACTTTCATTTCACTTAGTAGCATCAGTCGGCAGAAGCGGTTTCCTGTGTAATTTGTAATCGCTATCTTTCATAGGAATTCACAGTTAACTACGCCCCAAAATTAGACTTCCTTAAAGGCACAATAGATGAGTAAGTGGTCTCTTTTAAGTTGCTTCATACGAACCAGTCTCGACACCTGTTTGGGCGAGCTAGCGTAGCGTTAGCTCCCTGCGTAGCTAACGTAACATTCGTCGctaagctagcaagctaacttCTTAGCTTGCTTGCTAGCAACATACCACCCAAATAGGAAGACCACAGAAACTGCTTTGTGATTAAAACTGAATAATACTATAGCCGGACCtcaaacaactgaaaatattttacCTGAATCAGACGACTTGCCCACGCTGCTTTTCACAGGTTTCCCAAAACCGTGAAAATTAAGTCTGTTAGCTAGCCTAGCTAGACCCGGGTGCCAGCATCAGGAAGTGTCCTCCAAACTGTAAACGTCAACCAGTACGTGGCATTCATTGCGCGCAGCCGCAGACCATCTGGGACAAAGTACGTTGTGATTGACTCGGCTAATTGTAAAGATTATCAAACATCAGTTGTAACTAGCTGAGCTGTACTCGTTTTACTTTGATTTAGTTTACAACACACAGGTTTAATAACTGGCTTTCTGATGCTGAAGGAGAATACCTCAAAACATGACAGGACAGGCAGTTATTGgcagtcattttgtttttattggcttGGATGTaatctgaaggaaaaaaaagtcagtgtgagagGTAGACTTTATAAAGCAGACAACATCAGCACATCTGCATCAAATACAAACCTAGTTCCTTTACAGATACAGTAGTAATTTCTGAGCAAAACGCCTGTGTTGGAACATTTATGATTTCACTGATGCATTTGTATAAGTGTGACACCTCTAGTATCCGTTCTGTCACAATGACAGTGACAATAATATCCTTGTCCTAAATgacttctttctctgtttgggTCAAAGCTGCAATGTAGAATCAGGGATGGAGAGAATGCAAAATGATTCGATTCCATGTATATGGGTGTTGCTTTGATGCCCCTCCTGATTGTTTGTGCTAGACATTTATCAtcttatataaataaataatgttatACTGAGAGAAAAATGCAGGTTCCTCCATAAATTGTAAAACTAACTAGATTTGACATCTATGTCTCAAAGAACACTGTTGTATAGCGAAGGATGTTACATGACAATGATGACTGTAGTTATAGACATGAATAAGACTCATAACTTATGTATAAATTAATGTAATAACACAGTTTTGCCCAGTCACAGCTTTCTTCTTTCcattatttcttcttcttctcctgagTGGTGTTGAACCATGAGTCTAACAGCTTTTTCATGTAATATAACTGCCAGGCGTGCACCTGGACAGCAACCACCATGATGAGGTACATAACAGTGACTgcagaaaagccaaaaatgaAGCGGTAGGCCTTTCCATGGCGGTAGAGCTGCTGCGCTACAGGAAACATCTCCATCCCACCATAAATGAGAGGTGCCACAGAGAACAGGCCTGCGCTGATCATGGATATAACCAGGTAACTGATATTGTTCTTTGGAagtgacaggctgctgcagagcagagggagaaggcTGAGCAGGTAGGGGTACTCCCACTGGTACGGCATGGACACTGTGTCATGTGACATCAGGTTGAAGTGGCTGACAGTCACCTGTGCAGCCACCAGCAGCCACAAGAGCAGGTGGACCAGATTTAACTTCCGTACCTCTGACTTCAGGGAAGCACTGTAAAACAGGTAACAGATAAGACAGGTGTATTAGTgatccttgttgttgttgtccttgGTACTCAGAGATATCATTCATATTTGATGACCAACATCAGACATAGATAGAGGGTACTTGCCTCATTTGGTAATGTGGGACaaccctctctctgtgtttaaaGTCACTTCCATTGGTACCAGCAGCTCTGGGGCCAACACGTGATGTCATTTTGAGAGAAACCTACTGACACCAAAAACACATCCCATTTCAGAAGCCACAACTCAACAGAACAAGGGCTGGAACTATTAATGTCAGGATTTAACCGTTTGGTCTGCAATATAGAGAAAAGTGAACACCGCAATTTCCTCAAccccaaggtgatgtcttcaaattgcttgttgGGCAGCAGTCCAAATATATTCAAGATATTCAAAGATGTGCatttaacaacacacacacacacaaaaatgctatcagacaggaaacaaatcTCAAGTATTcacaaaatgacatgaaatcaaCCGCAGTGAGGCAGACCCTAAACCTGGCAGCAAGACATACATGTAGCACACTAAGGATGCTATTTAACCGAATTTGGTTTTCTTACTTCATTCCAACTAATAATTGAATAGTCTTACAAAACAGGTCTTGACAACTATTTAATCTGAATATGAATAATTACAGGCAGATTAGTTGGGTTGTTATACCGACTTGAAGCAGGCTAGTGCGTTAGCTGCTGTTGCTCGCTAACCTAATTCAGCATTACCTTTAAACGTAGCCGACGTACTGTGTGCTGGGCCTCATTGTGTCATTGGCAATGAGAATAGAGTTTGACACCACGTAGAATTTTGATTGTTAGAGATACTTACCGCGGCGTATTTCCTCGTTAGCTGAGCTCCTTGTTTGAGTGTGTAACAAAAGATGTGGCAGATGGATGTTGTAAACAGCTCTGCGCATGCGCACAGTCTCGACCGAACGCCCTCCCAcctcagcatcagcatcacacAGCCAGCTGTAGCCATGACAGAAAACACGCTTTTATGTTGTGATTTGACTTTGTTGCATTTTCCCAAACAAACTTTTGGTTAAATTTGCGCTTAGTATGCCTGGAACTCTCTCGGCTCCACTCATGGACCAGAGGTACGAACCAAGCAGGCACTTTATAACTTATTTAGGTGTATCCAATTAATCCAGTCATGATGGAGTAAACGTTTTTAACTTTCAACATGGTGTGGCTCTGGACAAATGATTGGCTAAGCATGTGGTGTCTTGCATGTCACACTGTTTTACCTGTCAACGTGGCTTGCGGCtctcttgcagactgaaaaaTCATCAAAAAGCCAGAAATCACACCTGAAGTGCCAAACAGGACAGGTGTGACCCAACAATCGTGTCAGCATTTTTCAGTAAATGGCCTCCCTTTCAGTTTCTCATGGATGGGCCCACACAGTGAATTTAATCAGACAGTTTTCACTTCATATACCAGCATCAGTCAAATGGGTCTGATTTGCTCTCTGTGAGCTTTGAAATAGAGATGTCAACAGTTTCTTAATTTAacaatttttatttagaaaaaacaacatggacaataataacaaatgtgaaacattaaGACATAAAATCTTTGGTTACAACAACAATATTAGCACCATGGTTAAAAGGAGaaatatacttttattttcctttaaaagtcGTCATGCTTTATGTCATTGCATGTAAATGATCAGCAGAGAAAGTAATAAATTATTGTCATAACTGTTGTTAAGAACTGCTGCAACATTCAATACAATGcaaatttattttgtattccCTGTAAACctggcagcaacacacaaagGCAGCACACCAAGGAAACTATACGCTATTCCAACTAAAAATGGATTAGGCTTACAAAACAGTTACAGAATATAATTGgttgcattttaaattaaaaacagtaagTAAGATTACATTTTAGcagtttgtttgacttttttccAGTACCAGGATAGACTGGAACTCTGCTTAATCCCTGTTGAGTACTATTTTGTAGTTACAACTTTACAACTGCACATGTTCACAGGCAGGGTTAAGGCTCTCTGATATTAACCATCTGTCATTCATACCTGTATAATGCTGTGGTTCATTCGGTGTTACAGAGATTCTGCACAATGTGACCTTTTCTGTATATTGTGGTGTGATGTTTATTATAGTGTATGGAGTGGTTTTTATTGTTCAGGCcaattggtgtgtgtgtttgacatttgtatttttacgcaaaaaatgtttctttacagCACTGCAACCATAAACCTATGCgcaaaagtgaaaataaaaaatttgtATTACATTCTTACCGTTTGAATCTCACTCACAGGAGCAACTGTCTGTCAGCAACACATATCATATATGTTATCATTTAATTTGGAttgaatttgttttgtattctgCTACGTGAGCATATTGCCATTAAAAGTTCacctaaatgaaaacaaacaaataaaaaaacaaatcacttcaCAATAACTCCATGCCACAAACGTTTAATCATGACAACAGTTTCATCCCACTTGGATCTTTCAGTTGAGCAAGATCTTTAAACTCCTGTGGCATTGAGTAAGTGTGCAGGctttttttattgattgttCTCTGATAGCCTTGCACCTACATGATATGTGTATAACTACTATTCACCACCAACGCCGGTTGTCCCTTGTATATGTAAGACCTTAAGACACCTGCAGTGAAAGTCATTTAGGTTGCTCCAATGCTGTATTTGGCAAATTAAAAATTTCTTGCTCataattattatgattattattgtataCCATTAACTTTTTCACCTTTTCCTAAAGCTCATCTGCAGGTTACACGACCAGAAGTGCGTTTACCTCTAAAACATGTACCAACTGCTATAATGCgaacagagaggcagcagctgtATTCATACAAAGATATGCATGcataaaaattacatttcctaccaaaatgaatgtatttatgtattctACTGTATTTCACATTCTTCACCACACAGGGTAGCTGCCAGGTTTGAAGAGGCACAGGGGCAAAATTTGTAACTAAAAttggtttgttttattttcttttgcatacactctgcacatacacacatgttcCCTCCATGTTTTTGTAGCTAATAACAAATTGCACTCTTTAGGGTTTTTTGGCACTCTTCATTGTGAAAATACATCTGCAGCCATCTTTTAGTGTTCTTTGAATGcacttttgtgcatttttttgaaTATCTTCaaagctttaaaagaaaacttgTTCTCCCAATTACATGGCTGTAaggatatacagtataaacGCTGCTGTGTATACAGACCGACATACTTCAGATTTTCCTTGAGAAGACAGTTTGTTGTCTTTACATTACAAAATACTGCTCAGTCTAAGGCGGTCTATGatcatgttttatgttataCAAAAATAAGCTCCCACTTTGGCCTTACTGAAGGCCCTCTTTTCCTGaagtttgtggttttacatCGGATATAACAAAAACCCAGAAAAGGACGAGTGCACATACTGCCCAGCATAAAGTCCTGCAGCCTGATCTGAGGGCAGCTGAATATACACAGTGTCCCCAGGTTGTAGAGGTAGTACTGCACTCCCTGATGCTTGATCTAGGAAACCCTTTTTGTATTCGTCATACGTATACATCACTGGCTCATTGTTCCTCATTAAAGCCGCCCACACATTAGCTCCTTTGCAATGAATGTGGTAGGCAAAGTAATAAATGCCAGGCATGTCACAGGTGAAAATTCCTGTCTCAGGGTTGTAGTTTTGGCGTCCATTGTACAAGAGCTTGTCAAAGACGACAGGAGTGCCCACAGGTGGAAAGGGAGTTGTTGCTACAGCTGTGAATGCTGGCATTTCCAACCCACTGGCACCCATTACCTCTGCTCCATTGCCTCCATACTTTCCCTTCTTACCATAACTACCAGCCTTAACACCA
Proteins encoded:
- the jagn1a gene encoding protein jagunal homolog 1-A, translated to MTSRVGPRAAGTNGSDFKHRERVVPHYQMSASLKSEVRKLNLVHLLLWLLVAAQVTVSHFNLMSHDTVSMPYQWEYPYLLSLLPLLCSSLSLPKNNISYLVISMISAGLFSVAPLIYGGMEMFPVAQQLYRHGKAYRFIFGFSAVTVMYLIMVVAVQVHAWQLYYMKKLLDSWFNTTQEKKKK